The Lycium ferocissimum isolate CSIRO_LF1 chromosome 1, AGI_CSIRO_Lferr_CH_V1, whole genome shotgun sequence genome includes a region encoding these proteins:
- the LOC132047351 gene encoding vacuole membrane protein KMS1: MGSKKKLTTQKSFPSASPVQQMSISDQCAKHQKDLENLNLLTQPFRTLKLFSMAMVQYLRKSIAYLLSHRWCMFFSTIAVLALVLLVTTDGPHVKHVEEVLKYLQFVLWWVALGVASSIGLGSGLHTFVLYLGPHIALFTIKAMKCGRVDLKMAPYDTIQFQRTPLWLRKDCSEFGPPVFSSSHGTSVPLSSILPQVQLEAVLWGLGTALGELPPYFISRAASLSGSRVDAMEELDAPPENNGFLSTRLTQMKRWFLSHAQCLNFFTILILASVPNPLFDLAGIMCGQFGIPFWEFFFATLIGKAIIKTHIQTVFIISVCNNQLLYWVETELIRMLSFIPGLETMLPNIIAKLHSMKDKYMATKTPSASNIKVNKWDFSFASVWNGVVTIMLLNFFVKIVNATAQRYLKKQQENELAGLKNKSS; the protein is encoded by the exons ATCAATGTGCGAAGCATCAAAAGGATTTAGAAAATTTGAATCTGTTGACACAGCCTTTCAGAACGCTCAAGCTTTTCAGTATGGCGATGGTGCAGTACCTCAGGAAGTCGATAGCATATCTTTTGTCGCATCGATGGTGTATGTTCTTCAGTACCATTGCTGTACTTGCCTTAGTACTGCTTGTGACAACCGATGGTCCTCATGTAAAG CATGTCGAGGAGGTTCTTAAATATCTCCAGTTTGTATTATGGTGGGTGGCTCTTGGTGTTGCATCTTCTATTGGCCTTG GGTCTGGTCTGCACACTTTTGTCCTCTATCTGGGCCCTCATATTGCTTTATTTACGATAAAAGCAATGAAGTGTGGGCGAGTTGACCTCAAAATGGCTCCCTATGATACAATACAATTTCAAAGAACTCCTTTATGGCTTCGCAAAGATTGTTCAGAGTTTGGCCCCCCTGTATTTTCATCTTCACATGGCACAAGTGTTCCTCTTAGTAGCATACTACCCCAAGTACAGTTAGAGGCTGTTTTGTGGGGCCTTGGAACCGCACTTGGAGAGCTTCCCCCATATTTTATTTCAAGAGCAG CAAGCCTCTCGGGTAGTAGAGTGGACGCAATGGAAGAACTAGATGCACCTCCTGAAAATAATGGATTTCTATCTACTCGTCTGACTCAAATGAAGCGCTGGTTTCTTTCCCATGCACAATGTTTGAACTTCTTCACAATTCTAATACTTGCTTCG GTTCCAAATCCTCTATTTGATCTTGCTGGCATAATGTGTGGACAATTTGGGATCCCATTTTGGGAGTTCTTTTTCGCAACTTTGATTGGAAAGGCTATCATAAAAACTCACATACAG ACCGTGTTTATAATATCTGTTTGCAACAATCAACTTCTTTATTGGGTGGAAACCGAGTTGATTCGGATGCTTAGTTTTATACCCGGTCTTGAAACCATGTTACCCAACATCATTGCCAAGCTCCATTCCATGAAAGACAAGTATATGGCTACCAAAACTCCTTCAGCATCAAATATAAAG GTGAACAAATGGGATTTCTCATTTGCCTCAGTTTGGAACGGCGTGGTTACAATCATGCTGCTGAACTTTTTCGTTAAGATTGTAAATGCTACTGCACAAAGGTATTTAAAGAAACAGCAAGAAAATGAATTGGCTGGTCTGAAGAACAAATCATCCTGA